The following proteins are encoded in a genomic region of Paenibacillus sp. FSL H3-0469:
- the sdhA gene encoding succinate dehydrogenase flavoprotein subunit, protein MASADIIIVGGGLAGLMATIKAAESGAHVHLFSLVPVKRSHSVCAQGGINGAVNTKGEGDSPWEHFDDTVYGGDFLANQPPVKAMCEAAPGIIHLMDRMGVMFNRTPEGLLDFRRFGGTKRHRTAFAGATTGQQLLYALDEQVRRWEAEGLVTKSENWEFLSVILDDERVCRGISAQNLKTMEIQTFPADAVILASGGPGIIFGKTTNSVINTGTAASAVYQQGVHYANGEFIQIHPTAIPGDDKLRLMSESARGEGGRIWTYKDGKPWYFLEEKYPSYGNLVPRDIATREIFNVCVDQGLGINGENMVYLDLSHKDPKELDVKLGGIIEIYEKFMGDDPRKIPMKIFPAVHYSMGGMWVDYNQMTNIPGLFAAGECEYQYHGANRLGANSLVSAIYGGMVSGPKAVEYIKGLKKSVQDISSTVFDSFHKTQTDKYESLLGMTGTENAYVIHKELGEWMTANMTVVRENKKLEATIGKIKELKERYKNINMSDTSRWSNQGVAFTRQLWNMLELSEAMTLGALLRNESRGAHYKPEFPTRNDEEFLKTTKAAWTADGPQISYEEVDVSLIPPRVRDYSKD, encoded by the coding sequence ATGGCATCAGCCGATATCATCATCGTGGGCGGCGGTCTGGCCGGCCTGATGGCTACCATTAAGGCCGCTGAGTCCGGCGCGCATGTACATCTATTCTCACTGGTCCCTGTCAAAAGATCACATTCCGTCTGCGCGCAAGGCGGCATCAATGGCGCCGTGAATACCAAGGGCGAGGGCGACTCGCCTTGGGAGCATTTCGACGATACTGTCTACGGCGGCGACTTCCTGGCCAACCAGCCGCCGGTTAAGGCCATGTGCGAAGCAGCACCGGGCATTATTCACCTGATGGACCGGATGGGCGTAATGTTCAACCGTACGCCGGAGGGGCTGCTCGACTTCCGCCGGTTCGGCGGAACGAAGCGCCACCGCACAGCCTTCGCAGGTGCGACTACCGGGCAACAGTTGCTGTATGCGCTGGATGAGCAGGTACGCCGCTGGGAAGCGGAAGGCCTGGTTACCAAGAGTGAGAACTGGGAATTCCTCTCGGTGATTCTGGATGACGAGCGGGTCTGCCGCGGTATCAGCGCCCAGAATCTCAAGACGATGGAGATTCAGACCTTCCCGGCGGACGCGGTCATTCTGGCCAGCGGCGGTCCGGGGATTATTTTTGGCAAAACGACGAATTCGGTCATCAACACAGGAACCGCCGCAAGCGCCGTGTATCAACAGGGTGTGCACTATGCGAACGGGGAATTCATTCAGATTCACCCGACGGCGATTCCCGGCGATGACAAGCTGCGGCTGATGTCGGAATCGGCACGCGGCGAAGGCGGACGGATCTGGACCTATAAGGACGGTAAGCCGTGGTACTTCCTCGAAGAGAAATATCCATCGTACGGTAACCTGGTGCCGCGCGATATTGCTACCCGTGAGATTTTCAATGTGTGTGTGGATCAGGGGCTGGGCATTAACGGCGAGAACATGGTCTACCTGGATCTGTCGCATAAAGACCCGAAGGAGCTTGACGTCAAGCTGGGCGGGATTATCGAGATCTACGAGAAGTTCATGGGGGATGATCCCCGCAAAATTCCGATGAAAATCTTCCCGGCTGTGCATTATTCAATGGGCGGCATGTGGGTCGACTATAATCAAATGACGAATATTCCCGGCTTGTTCGCGGCAGGGGAATGTGAATATCAATACCACGGGGCCAACCGTCTGGGAGCGAATTCCCTGGTCTCTGCCATTTATGGCGGGATGGTCTCCGGACCGAAGGCCGTGGAGTATATCAAAGGCCTCAAGAAATCGGTGCAGGATATTTCCTCCACGGTGTTCGACAGCTTCCACAAGACTCAGACCGATAAATATGAGTCGCTGCTCGGGATGACTGGCACAGAGAATGCTTACGTGATCCATAAGGAGCTTGGCGAGTGGATGACGGCGAACATGACTGTGGTGCGTGAGAATAAGAAGCTGGAAGCCACCATCGGCAAAATCAAAGAACTGAAGGAACGCTACAAGAATATCAATATGAGCGACACTTCGCGCTGGAGCAACCAGGGGGTAGCCTTCACCCGCCAGCTTTGGAACATGCTGGAGCTGTCGGAGGCGATGACACTTGGAGCCCTGCTGCGCAACGAGAGCCGGGGCGCGCATTACAAGCCGGAATTC
- a CDS encoding succinate dehydrogenase cytochrome b558 subunit — protein MRGFYSRKIHSLLGVIPLGAFFLEHMLTNFAAVEGGASGFTDSVLWLNSLPLVFFLELFGIWLPLLYHGVYGLYIAYQSKPNLNRYNLERNWRYTLQRITGVVTFIFIVWHLWDTRVQVALGKVEHDQLGGVMHNIVTQPLLMTLYIVGIVAACFHFSNGLWSFLISWGITVGPRSQRVSSVLCLGIFVIVTFMFVLSLVTFRNDEFQTAATAMQSVRSFI, from the coding sequence ATGAGAGGATTTTATTCCAGAAAGATTCATTCCTTGCTCGGCGTTATCCCGCTCGGGGCATTCTTCCTTGAGCACATGCTGACGAACTTCGCAGCAGTAGAGGGTGGCGCTTCTGGTTTCACAGACAGTGTGCTGTGGCTGAACAGCCTGCCGCTTGTCTTCTTCCTGGAATTGTTCGGCATCTGGCTGCCGCTGCTGTACCATGGAGTCTACGGCCTGTACATCGCGTACCAGTCGAAGCCGAACCTGAACCGCTACAATCTAGAGCGCAACTGGCGTTATACGCTGCAGCGGATCACCGGAGTTGTCACCTTCATCTTCATTGTCTGGCATCTGTGGGACACACGCGTCCAGGTAGCGCTCGGCAAGGTGGAGCATGATCAGCTTGGCGGAGTGATGCATAACATTGTGACCCAGCCGCTGCTGATGACTCTCTATATTGTCGGAATCGTGGCTGCCTGCTTCCACTTCTCCAACGGTCTGTGGTCGTTCCTGATCAGCTGGGGAATCACGGTGGGTCCGCGTTCGCAGAGAGTATCGTCGGTACTTTGCCTCGGTATTTTCGTTATCGTTACTTTCATGTTCGTCCTGTCGCTGGTTACCTTCCGTAACGATGAATTCCAAACTGCCGCTACGGCGATGCAGTCAGTGCGCAGTTTCATTTAA
- a CDS encoding LysR family transcriptional regulator, protein MYDDLDAFAAVVEHSSLNRASRQLNLSQPALSRKISKLEERLGVALFNRFGKRLELTEVGRLTYTYALEQRQQRSKFLEALSKFKEGEPQLVTLGASLTTLQTTLPPLVKAYTEKYPAAELKLITGKTHEMVTAVSEGKCDVAIIASQVQEPGLRCIPLFEDQLRLVVSEQHPLTLTPRLTMEHLSRLPMILFSKGTWYRRTTDDLFQRCGVDPDVRMEIDSFEAIVRLLPTIKAAALLPNSYLRPELLNGGGLVSLHIKELEQTQRTTCLIYQSSGGLSTAARCLVQVTEDVFLNSRE, encoded by the coding sequence ATGTATGATGATTTAGATGCTTTTGCTGCGGTGGTGGAGCATTCCAGCCTGAACCGGGCCTCGCGCCAGCTCAACCTGTCCCAGCCGGCCCTCTCCCGCAAAATCTCCAAGCTGGAGGAGCGGCTCGGCGTCGCCCTGTTCAACCGCTTCGGTAAGCGCCTGGAGCTTACAGAGGTCGGCCGCCTTACCTACACTTATGCGCTGGAGCAGCGTCAGCAGCGTTCCAAGTTTCTGGAAGCGTTATCGAAGTTCAAGGAGGGAGAGCCGCAGCTCGTAACCCTGGGCGCCAGCCTTACCACACTGCAGACAACCCTGCCCCCTCTGGTAAAAGCGTACACAGAGAAGTATCCGGCAGCCGAGCTGAAGCTCATCACCGGGAAGACTCATGAAATGGTCACCGCTGTCAGCGAAGGCAAATGCGATGTCGCCATCATCGCCTCCCAGGTCCAGGAGCCGGGGCTGCGCTGCATCCCGCTGTTCGAGGACCAGCTCCGGCTGGTCGTCTCCGAGCAGCATCCGCTGACCCTGACGCCGCGGCTCACCATGGAGCATCTCTCCCGGCTGCCGATGATTCTTTTCTCCAAGGGAACCTGGTACCGCCGGACGACAGATGATCTGTTCCAGCGCTGCGGGGTTGATCCCGATGTACGGATGGAGATCGACTCCTTCGAGGCCATCGTCCGCCTGCTGCCGACGATCAAGGCTGCGGCCCTGCTGCCGAACTCTTACTTGCGTCCGGAGCTGCTGAACGGCGGGGGGCTGGTCTCCCTGCACATCAAGGAGCTGGAGCAGACGCAGCGGACCACTTGCCTCATCTACCAGAGCAGCGGCGGACTCAGCACAGCAGCGCGCTGCCTGGTGCAGGTCACGGAGGATGTCTTTCTGAACAGCCGCGAGTAG
- a CDS encoding ABC transporter substrate-binding protein, producing the protein MSKRSVYSLMMASVMTAGLLAGCSGGNNTKNTAESSNKPAETAAATNQAEGAYPDYSKGFEKKVSLDIPVYERAYEGWNVSDNYYTRWVQAEFGDKYNIEVNYVPITRSKEVTDFEQLLASHKAPDIIFHYDMPQALTYYGEDVMQPLDYAEIQNYAPTYWKNMGETIEQYGTVDEQKTFFFAARPEADNFVNIIRKDWVEKVGMKVEDLTSLEKYNEMLAKWKEAGLGVSGGNLLQNFFNFNYPFREWPVDAKYRALYSDLSVADLTTKETEAYLRNLNYQYNNGLIDKEFYLRNDEPKIKAEFVAGKTGNFGFYLANNTDVFAATLQNNPDAEFAVVPPYAGVPEGKKPQGRAYWPFGFIMGINYESTPEERAAVWMYLEWLSQPENLFKFQNGIEGENYTLDADGIALKNPDYKGEAVLAQNNNKDYWGLVTEIAQYPDEAKTRKANLRNWAPAGYEPLADDLVKYYDEVAEFRTPDALFNVVLEKVNEYKADLNTLFQELYVKVVLAPEAEFDATYEAAKKTYLEAGYQEILDEKQAAIDAGKFR; encoded by the coding sequence ATGAGTAAAAGAAGCGTGTATTCGTTAATGATGGCATCCGTCATGACGGCCGGCCTGCTGGCCGGATGCTCCGGGGGAAATAACACCAAGAATACAGCCGAATCCAGCAATAAGCCGGCCGAGACAGCCGCTGCTACGAACCAGGCCGAAGGAGCCTATCCTGATTATTCCAAGGGCTTCGAGAAAAAAGTCTCGCTGGACATTCCGGTCTATGAGCGTGCCTATGAAGGCTGGAACGTGTCCGATAACTACTATACCCGCTGGGTACAGGCGGAGTTCGGCGACAAATATAATATAGAGGTTAACTATGTGCCGATTACCCGCTCCAAGGAAGTAACGGATTTCGAGCAGCTTCTGGCTTCGCACAAGGCACCGGATATTATTTTCCATTATGATATGCCGCAAGCGCTTACTTATTATGGCGAGGATGTGATGCAGCCGCTCGACTATGCAGAGATCCAGAATTATGCGCCGACCTACTGGAAGAACATGGGTGAAACGATTGAACAGTATGGTACCGTGGATGAGCAGAAGACCTTCTTCTTCGCTGCACGCCCGGAAGCCGACAACTTCGTCAACATTATCCGCAAGGATTGGGTGGAAAAGGTAGGCATGAAGGTGGAGGATCTCACCTCGCTCGAAAAGTATAACGAGATGCTTGCCAAGTGGAAGGAAGCCGGACTCGGGGTGAGCGGCGGCAATCTGCTGCAGAACTTCTTCAACTTCAACTATCCGTTCCGTGAATGGCCCGTGGATGCGAAGTATCGTGCGCTGTATTCCGATCTCAGCGTTGCCGATCTGACTACGAAGGAGACAGAGGCTTACCTGCGAAACCTCAATTATCAGTATAACAATGGCCTGATTGATAAAGAATTCTACCTGCGCAACGATGAGCCGAAGATTAAGGCGGAATTCGTGGCAGGCAAAACCGGCAACTTCGGCTTCTATCTGGCGAACAACACCGATGTTTTTGCGGCTACGCTGCAGAATAACCCCGATGCTGAGTTTGCGGTGGTGCCTCCGTATGCAGGGGTTCCGGAAGGCAAGAAGCCTCAGGGACGCGCTTACTGGCCGTTCGGCTTCATTATGGGCATTAACTATGAATCCACGCCGGAAGAACGCGCAGCCGTGTGGATGTATCTGGAATGGCTCAGCCAGCCGGAGAACCTGTTCAAGTTCCAGAACGGGATCGAAGGGGAGAACTATACGCTTGACGCAGACGGCATTGCGCTGAAGAACCCGGATTATAAGGGCGAAGCGGTGCTGGCACAGAACAATAACAAGGACTACTGGGGTCTGGTGACGGAAATTGCCCAGTACCCGGATGAAGCCAAGACCCGCAAGGCCAACCTGCGGAACTGGGCACCGGCCGGTTATGAGCCGCTTGCGGATGATCTGGTGAAATATTATGACGAGGTTGCCGAATTCCGTACACCGGATGCCCTGTTCAATGTGGTGCTGGAGAAGGTGAACGAATACAAGGCCGATCTGAACACGCTGTTCCAGGAGCTGTACGTGAAGGTGGTGCTCGCTCCGGAGGCTGAATTCGATGCTACGTATGAAGCCGCCAAGAAGACGTATCTGGAGGCAGGCTACCAGGAGATTCTCGATGAGAAGCAGGCGGCAATTGATGCAGGCAAATTCCGTTAA
- a CDS encoding carbohydrate ABC transporter permease, whose translation MKAIAGGTAAPHKARIDIWETLIRLVIVIISLICLLPFIHVVSKSLSSDSFVIANKVFLWPQGFTIEAYNKIFADASILRSLYISVIVTVLFTILGMILTICAAYPLSRTQFKGRRVITFIFLFTMYFSGGIIPDYMNINNLGLMDTIWSLVLPLSFSAFNLLIMKTSLTHGIPVSLEESARIDGAGHFRILFSIVLPLSKPIMATLALFYAVGRWNAYQDALFYIKHETSLRPLQLKLYYLVIQASESFQLEASQVQLSNPEVLKASVVVFATLPILCVYPFVQKYFVQGVMLGAVKE comes from the coding sequence ATGAAAGCCATAGCCGGAGGCACTGCCGCACCCCACAAAGCACGCATAGATATCTGGGAAACACTGATCCGCCTCGTTATCGTCATCATTTCATTAATCTGCCTGCTGCCGTTTATTCATGTCGTATCGAAATCCCTTAGTTCTGACTCCTTCGTCATTGCCAACAAAGTCTTTCTGTGGCCGCAGGGCTTCACCATTGAAGCGTATAACAAAATCTTCGCGGATGCCAGCATCCTCCGTTCCCTGTACATCTCGGTCATCGTGACGGTGCTGTTCACCATTCTGGGCATGATCCTGACCATCTGCGCCGCCTATCCGCTGTCCAGAACCCAGTTCAAGGGCCGCAGAGTGATCACCTTCATTTTCCTGTTCACCATGTACTTCAGCGGGGGCATTATCCCCGACTATATGAACATCAACAATCTGGGACTGATGGATACGATCTGGTCACTGGTGCTGCCGCTCTCCTTCAGTGCCTTCAATCTGCTGATTATGAAGACTTCTCTAACGCACGGGATTCCCGTAAGTCTGGAAGAGTCAGCACGGATCGACGGCGCGGGGCATTTCCGGATTCTGTTCAGCATTGTGCTGCCTTTATCCAAGCCGATTATGGCGACACTTGCCCTTTTCTATGCGGTGGGCCGCTGGAATGCTTATCAGGACGCATTGTTCTATATCAAGCATGAGACCTCCCTCCGGCCGCTTCAGCTCAAGCTGTATTATCTGGTCATTCAGGCGAGTGAAAGCTTCCAGCTGGAAGCCAGCCAGGTGCAGCTCAGCAATCCCGAAGTACTGAAGGCGTCAGTCGTTGTATTCGCTACCTTGCCTATCCTCTGTGTGTATCCGTTCGTCCAAAAGTACTTCGTTCAAGGTGTTATGCTCGGAGCCGTTAAGGAGTAA